A part of Nitrosopumilus sp. genomic DNA contains:
- a CDS encoding MqnA/MqnD/SBP family protein, translating into MEISVGHTPDSDDAFMFYGMFTNKVPSPDFKVNHVIEDIEKLNQKATDPELDVTAVSVHACAYIPGYTILRSGGSFGINYGPIVTARKMMTIDEIKKCKIAIPGKMTSAFLLLQLMIGKFDYVEMNFSDIPEAVKSGKVDVGLVIHETQLSYEQEGNVKILDVGEWWDKTTNGLPVPLGINVMRTDLGMDTIVKFDKYLQSSIEFGIEHFEDAIEYAMQYSRGKERSLIEKFVKMYVNKVTVNMGDPGEEAIRKMFTMAKEKGLVPDFEISIASK; encoded by the coding sequence ATGGAAATTTCTGTAGGCCATACTCCAGATTCAGATGATGCATTCATGTTTTATGGAATGTTTACAAACAAAGTACCATCTCCAGATTTCAAAGTAAATCATGTTATTGAAGACATTGAGAAGCTAAATCAAAAAGCAACCGATCCAGAACTTGATGTAACTGCAGTTTCAGTTCATGCATGTGCATATATTCCAGGATACACAATCCTTAGAAGTGGAGGGAGTTTTGGAATTAATTATGGCCCCATAGTGACAGCAAGAAAAATGATGACTATTGACGAGATTAAAAAATGCAAAATTGCAATTCCAGGAAAAATGACCTCGGCATTTTTGTTATTACAATTAATGATTGGAAAATTTGATTATGTAGAGATGAATTTTAGTGACATTCCAGAGGCGGTTAAATCAGGCAAAGTAGATGTAGGATTAGTAATTCATGAAACACAACTATCTTACGAACAAGAAGGCAATGTCAAAATTTTAGATGTCGGAGAATGGTGGGACAAAACTACAAACGGATTACCAGTGCCTTTAGGAATCAATGTTATGCGAACAGACCTAGGCATGGATACGATAGTAAAATTTGATAAATATCTTCAATCATCAATCGAATTTGGAATAGAACATTTTGAGGATGCAATAGAATATGCAATGCAATATTCCAGAGGCAAGGAAAGAAGTCTAATTGAGAAATTTGTAAAAATGTATGTCAACAAGGTCACGGTAAACATGGGAGACCCAGGAGAAGAAGCAATTAGAAAAATGTTTACCATGGCAAAAGAGAAAGGACTTGTTCCAGACTTTGAAATCAGTATTGCCAGCAAGTAA
- a CDS encoding toll/interleukin-1 receptor domain-containing protein, with amino-acid sequence MKVFISHTFANEDRTLSERLEKILAKMDIEGYLAEKSPEYDLLIRDKIRKEIEDSDHMVAIITNNAKESASVNQELGYALREGINPIIMIEKDATVGVLTHGIEPEIFQRDNFDEHCNKVRNFLLQKGSRVKVTPEERRWVLDNIYRPLYNEIKVLDNEKVFLTQKLEDPITSVDSFSQFKLDSELRELFGNLSLEIKQWNSMSVAKEREFSYKQHEIGNIFKKCFGKAGLLRDDSDIILSSHSWQEPHHWVEAHKEVLLFEPDITNGDDLYKKLYAKAMLRDDEHVQWLKGFKKHAGLYDCLFDVLSDARKVLELEISDKELLDQKNKIKKIVSKIKLELEIKFNLVKF; translated from the coding sequence GTGAAAGTTTTCATCAGCCATACCTTTGCAAATGAAGACAGAACCTTATCTGAAAGACTAGAAAAAATTCTTGCAAAGATGGACATAGAGGGATACTTGGCTGAAAAAAGCCCAGAATATGACTTGTTAATTCGAGATAAAATCAGAAAAGAGATTGAAGACTCTGATCATATGGTTGCAATCATCACAAACAATGCAAAAGAATCAGCTTCAGTCAATCAAGAATTAGGTTATGCGTTACGTGAAGGAATCAACCCAATAATCATGATTGAAAAAGATGCCACTGTTGGTGTTTTAACTCATGGGATTGAACCCGAGATATTTCAAAGAGATAATTTTGATGAGCATTGTAACAAAGTTAGAAATTTTTTGTTGCAGAAAGGTTCTCGTGTAAAAGTAACTCCCGAAGAAAGAAGATGGGTTTTGGATAATATTTACAGACCGTTATACAATGAAATCAAGGTATTGGATAATGAAAAAGTATTCTTAACTCAAAAGTTAGAGGACCCAATAACTTCTGTGGATAGTTTTTCACAATTCAAACTTGATTCTGAATTACGTGAACTTTTTGGAAATTTATCTCTCGAAATAAAACAATGGAACAGCATGTCAGTTGCCAAAGAAAGAGAATTCTCTTACAAACAGCACGAAATAGGCAATATTTTCAAAAAATGCTTTGGGAAAGCAGGTTTGTTAAGAGACGACTCAGATATAATTTTGAGTTCTCATAGTTGGCAAGAGCCACATCATTGGGTAGAGGCACATAAGGAAGTATTGCTCTTTGAACCAGACATAACTAATGGGGATGATCTTTACAAAAAATTGTATGCTAAAGCAATGTTAAGAGACGATGAACATGTACAGTGGTTAAAAGGTTTCAAAAAACATGCAGGCCTATACGACTGTCTTTTTGATGTATTATCTGACGCAAGAAAAGTTCTGGAACTAGAAATCAGTGACAAGGAGTTACTAGATCAGAAAAATAAAATCAAAAAAATTGTTTCAAAAATTAAACTAGAACTAGAAATAAAATTTAATTTGGTAAAATTCTAG
- a CDS encoding YDG/SRA domain-containing protein, translating into MSTDIISYGEMTNRENGLHLQHGMNFEAGGQYSIILMSQAPNAPYNDELKDNGLTLIYEGHDVPRYSHIKDPKALDQPETTPNGTLAPNGKFHRAAQSFKKGNRDAEKVRVYEKIKSGIWAYNGVFNLTDSWIESDGKRKVFKFRLEATSDTIESKKQTKLDARRIIPTKVKQEVWKRDEGKCVQCDATTDLHFDHIIPHSKGGTSITAENIQILCAKHNLEKRDRIE; encoded by the coding sequence ATGAGTACTGATATTATTTCATATGGGGAAATGACTAATCGAGAAAATGGCCTTCATTTGCAACATGGGATGAATTTTGAAGCAGGTGGACAGTATTCAATAATTTTAATGTCACAGGCTCCAAATGCACCATACAATGATGAACTAAAAGATAATGGATTGACTCTAATCTATGAAGGACATGACGTTCCAAGGTATAGTCACATCAAGGATCCAAAGGCATTGGATCAACCTGAAACTACACCTAATGGAACCCTTGCCCCAAATGGAAAATTCCACAGAGCGGCACAAAGTTTCAAAAAAGGAAACAGGGATGCGGAAAAAGTCAGAGTTTATGAGAAAATCAAGTCAGGAATTTGGGCATATAATGGAGTATTCAATTTAACTGATTCATGGATAGAATCAGATGGGAAGAGAAAAGTTTTCAAATTTAGACTAGAGGCCACATCTGACACTATAGAATCTAAAAAACAGACAAAACTGGATGCAAGAAGAATCATTCCTACTAAAGTAAAACAAGAAGTTTGGAAACGAGATGAAGGAAAATGTGTCCAATGTGATGCAACAACTGACCTTCATTTTGATCATATTATTCCTCATTCAAAAGGTGGAACATCAATTACTGCTGAGAATATTCAGATTCTTTGTGCCAAGCACAATTTGGAAAAAAGAGACAGGATAGAATAG
- a CDS encoding nuclease-related domain-containing protein, protein MAIIHGLADTEKRLLDKLPKEVKSIDDMDSVKKEFKKQYHSIEDKGLRNKFSRWRKKRQILKIARNQNTSLHSGTKGEIRALDTLSQLDDSFHVLCGVNLELPHYVTYNGKRSLKSAQMDFVIVSQKGIQVIEVKNWTDTYIFKNRENGGLEPHEQVNRAGRVMWISLKEWFGMENPNVSAVLLPIRGNMKYSTAYRFVAVKDLVNIIPWIEKKKEILSDDDVEKIVKKLKKHVTK, encoded by the coding sequence ATGGCCATTATCCACGGTCTTGCAGATACTGAAAAACGACTCTTAGACAAACTCCCAAAAGAAGTAAAATCAATTGATGATATGGATAGTGTAAAAAAAGAATTCAAAAAACAATATCATTCAATTGAAGACAAGGGATTGCGAAACAAATTCTCAAGGTGGAGAAAAAAACGACAAATACTAAAAATTGCCCGAAATCAAAATACTTCGCTGCACTCAGGTACAAAAGGGGAGATTCGAGCATTAGACACACTATCACAACTTGATGATAGTTTCCATGTTCTATGCGGGGTCAATTTGGAACTGCCGCATTATGTTACATACAATGGCAAACGTAGTCTCAAATCTGCTCAGATGGACTTTGTTATAGTATCTCAAAAAGGAATTCAGGTAATTGAGGTGAAAAATTGGACTGACACCTACATCTTCAAAAACAGAGAAAATGGAGGACTCGAACCACACGAACAAGTAAATCGTGCAGGAAGAGTCATGTGGATTTCGCTCAAAGAATGGTTTGGGATGGAGAATCCAAATGTATCAGCAGTATTGTTACCCATACGAGGAAACATGAAGTATTCTACTGCATACCGATTTGTTGCAGTAAAGGATTTAGTAAATATCATCCCATGGATTGAAAAGAAAAAAGAGATCCTATCAGATGACGATGTTGAGAAGATTGTAAAGAAATTAAAAAAACATGTCACAAAATGA
- a CDS encoding MTH1187 family thiamine-binding protein: MIQAEISIYPMATRTTSASFYIAKAIESIQKIKNLRYEINPMGTILESDNMDVINKATQQMMETVHNLGIARVEVIIKIDSRRDKEVKMEEKLDSIKKQMN, translated from the coding sequence TTGATTCAAGCTGAAATTAGCATATATCCAATGGCCACTAGAACCACCAGTGCCAGTTTTTATATTGCAAAAGCTATAGAATCAATCCAAAAAATAAAAAATCTAAGATATGAAATCAACCCAATGGGAACAATTTTAGAATCAGATAACATGGATGTAATAAATAAAGCAACACAACAAATGATGGAAACAGTTCATAATCTAGGCATAGCAAGAGTGGAAGTAATTATCAAAATAGATTCAAGACGAGACAAAGAGGTCAAAATGGAAGAAAAGTTGGATTCGATTAAAAAACAAATGAATTAG
- a CDS encoding elongation factor EF-2 has translation MVKFKSTGEVLKIIKNKDQIRNFGVIAHVDHGKTTMSDSLLAYSGIIAPSAAGKALAMDFDKEEQERGITIYQANVTLHFSKNGKEYVINMIDTPGHVDFSGRVIRSLRAIDGAVVVCDAVEGIMTQTETVTRMALEERVKPVLFINKVDRLIKELRLTPEKMQAQLAEVVSNFNTLIDTYAEQEYKEKWKVSIQDASVTFGSAKDRWAINLDLMKERGITFKDVIDAYENEDVSALVEKAPLADAVLGMVVKHHPAPHEAVKYRIPQIWKGDLESEVGKALLACDDAGPTIMMVVNMVLDPAAGPVAIGRLFSGTIKDGQTIHIIDEKRDGRVQSVNFFMGNQREQVGELGAGNIPALLGLTECRAGNTLSTVKDIPMFEGVKYVSEPVVQVAIEPKHPKDLPKLVEILKQLTIEDPNLVVKIDEESGETIVAGMGVLHLDVATHRIQDAKCEIVTSEPLINYRETVKGPCEPIMAKSPNRHNKIFMKVEPLEPEIAHMLRTGEISDIKDKKVVSDLLKGAGWDTDTIKRVMKFDSRGNVLINGTKGVQFVQESTDSINSGFEEVMKEGPLCKEQMRDCKFIFTHFVPHEDTAHRGLSQLGPASRRACMGALLTAGTAVLEPTLAIEVRVPTDMVGNVATILSGKRGKVLDMSQKGASSIVVGEIPASETFTLSEAMRGQTAGRATWNTSFKEWTEVPKSMLSSAVADIRKRKGLSPEPPRVDEFIDKE, from the coding sequence ATGGTAAAGTTCAAGTCTACTGGTGAGGTTCTCAAAATTATCAAGAACAAAGACCAAATCAGAAACTTTGGTGTAATTGCTCACGTAGACCATGGAAAAACAACCATGTCTGATAGTCTTTTAGCATACTCTGGAATTATTGCTCCATCTGCAGCTGGTAAAGCACTTGCCATGGACTTTGATAAAGAAGAACAAGAAAGAGGAATTACTATTTATCAAGCAAATGTTACCTTGCACTTTTCTAAAAATGGCAAAGAATATGTCATTAATATGATTGATACACCTGGCCACGTAGATTTTAGTGGTAGAGTCATTCGAAGTCTTAGAGCAATTGATGGTGCAGTAGTTGTATGTGATGCAGTAGAGGGTATTATGACTCAAACTGAAACTGTTACTAGAATGGCATTAGAAGAGAGAGTAAAACCTGTTTTGTTTATCAACAAAGTCGACCGACTGATTAAGGAACTTCGATTAACTCCAGAAAAAATGCAAGCACAACTTGCAGAAGTTGTTTCAAACTTTAACACATTAATTGATACATATGCAGAACAAGAATACAAAGAGAAATGGAAAGTCTCTATTCAAGACGCAAGTGTGACATTTGGTTCTGCAAAAGATAGATGGGCAATTAACTTAGATTTGATGAAAGAAAGAGGGATTACATTCAAAGATGTTATTGATGCATATGAAAATGAAGATGTTTCTGCTTTGGTTGAAAAAGCACCTCTTGCCGATGCAGTTCTTGGTATGGTTGTAAAACATCATCCTGCACCTCATGAAGCAGTAAAATACAGAATTCCACAAATTTGGAAAGGTGATTTAGAATCTGAAGTGGGTAAAGCATTACTTGCATGTGATGATGCAGGTCCGACCATTATGATGGTGGTAAACATGGTATTAGATCCAGCTGCAGGCCCTGTTGCAATCGGAAGATTGTTTTCTGGTACTATCAAAGATGGACAAACAATTCACATTATTGATGAGAAAAGAGACGGTCGTGTTCAATCTGTTAATTTCTTTATGGGTAACCAAAGAGAACAAGTCGGAGAACTTGGAGCCGGAAATATTCCTGCATTATTGGGATTGACAGAATGTAGAGCAGGCAACACTTTGTCTACTGTAAAAGATATTCCGATGTTTGAGGGTGTAAAATATGTCTCAGAACCTGTTGTGCAAGTTGCAATCGAACCAAAACATCCTAAAGATTTGCCTAAACTAGTAGAAATTTTAAAACAATTGACAATTGAGGATCCTAATCTTGTTGTAAAAATTGATGAGGAATCTGGTGAAACTATTGTTGCTGGTATGGGTGTATTACACTTGGATGTTGCAACACATAGAATTCAAGATGCAAAATGTGAAATTGTGACTTCTGAACCTTTGATTAACTATAGAGAAACTGTCAAAGGTCCATGTGAACCAATCATGGCAAAATCTCCAAATAGACATAACAAAATTTTCATGAAAGTAGAGCCATTAGAACCAGAAATTGCCCATATGCTAAGAACTGGTGAAATTTCAGATATCAAAGACAAAAAAGTTGTTTCTGATCTACTCAAAGGTGCAGGATGGGATACTGACACCATCAAAAGAGTTATGAAATTTGATTCTCGTGGAAATGTTTTGATTAACGGAACAAAAGGTGTTCAATTCGTTCAAGAATCTACTGATTCTATTAATTCTGGATTTGAGGAAGTGATGAAGGAAGGTCCTCTATGTAAAGAACAGATGAGAGATTGTAAATTCATCTTTACTCACTTTGTTCCCCATGAAGACACTGCACATAGAGGTTTATCTCAATTAGGACCTGCATCTCGTCGTGCATGTATGGGTGCATTACTCACTGCCGGCACTGCTGTTTTAGAACCTACTTTAGCTATAGAAGTTCGTGTTCCTACAGATATGGTTGGAAATGTTGCAACTATTCTTTCAGGTAAACGTGGTAAAGTACTTGACATGTCTCAAAAAGGGGCATCAAGTATTGTTGTAGGTGAAATTCCAGCTTCAGAGACATTCACATTATCTGAAGCAATGAGAGGTCAAACTGCAGGACGTGCAACATGGAATACTTCATTTAAAGAATGGACAGAAGTTCCAAAATCTATGTTGTCTTCAGCAGTGGCTGATATTCGAAAGAGAAAAGGATTATCTCCAGAACCACCTAGAGTTGACGAATTTATCGATAAAGAGTAA